From one Tetragenococcus osmophilus genomic stretch:
- a CDS encoding glycogen/starch/alpha-glucan phosphorylase, whose protein sequence is MTKEEIKQELRRRLRDNYALELEDAGPVELFYSLGELVKAVSNEKWQKTWKNYLTEEQKQVYYFSIEFLPGKLLKSNLLNLGILEEVRQTLADTGIDIEELAAVEKDMALGNGGLGRLASCFMDSIASCGLPGNGNGIRYDYGLFKQRFMDGYQVELPDEWLKRGNVWEIRREGKACDVHLFGNVYMKRLANGKLQPVGENQTTVRAVPYDTGMIGYQNGIVNTMRLWSVEIPASEEAKYQNLTQRRTIEDLTAVLYPDDSQERGRLVRLAQEYFFVSAGIQSIIRYYKKLNLPWHSFSEKIAIHINDTHPAMCVPELMRVLMDENGLNWEFAWDITVKALSYTNHTIMAEALEKWPIHLMKQVVPRIYQIIEEIDRRYVLSMQGIHPEDLIQRTRLLQNDQVYMAHLAIIGSHSTNGVAKIHSDLLKAVVLHDFYTIYPERFNNKTNGITERRWMQLANEPLSKVMDKWIGTSWRKNPKNLKLLLNFQDNEEVLKQLRQAKLVKKAELADYIWETTGIEVATDAIFDVQIKRLHAYKRQLMNLLHILRLYFQIKDHPEIDLTPRVFIFGAKAAPSYSYAKSIIKVINETAHMINTDSTLQGKIKVIFLPNYNVSLAEKIIPAADVSEQISLASKEASGTSNMKLMLNGAITVATLDGANVEIKDAVGNENIYIFGLTEKEVYNYYENQDYSSQKIYEEDKELQRILDAFIDGTIPNVEFEGREIYDSLLKFNDEYFLLRDFRDYVQAQERIDLDYKNWALWQKKSLANIANAGAFSADETVKAYAEDIWQIEPIFAHTEKEGTTNGSHSI, encoded by the coding sequence TTGACAAAAGAAGAGATCAAACAAGAATTACGTCGTCGTTTAAGAGACAATTATGCATTAGAACTAGAAGACGCAGGACCTGTTGAATTATTTTACAGCTTAGGTGAATTGGTCAAGGCTGTTTCCAATGAAAAATGGCAAAAGACATGGAAAAATTATTTAACTGAAGAACAAAAACAAGTCTATTATTTTTCAATTGAATTTTTGCCAGGTAAATTATTGAAAAGTAATTTATTAAATCTTGGAATTTTGGAAGAAGTGCGACAAACTTTAGCAGATACCGGGATTGATATCGAAGAGTTAGCTGCTGTAGAAAAGGATATGGCTTTAGGAAATGGGGGCCTAGGACGGCTAGCTTCTTGTTTCATGGATTCAATCGCTTCTTGTGGACTACCTGGAAATGGTAATGGAATACGTTATGATTATGGTTTATTTAAACAACGATTTATGGACGGCTATCAAGTAGAGCTACCTGATGAATGGCTAAAAAGAGGTAATGTTTGGGAAATTCGTCGAGAAGGTAAAGCTTGCGATGTTCATTTGTTTGGTAATGTGTATATGAAACGCTTGGCTAATGGAAAATTACAACCAGTGGGGGAAAATCAAACAACTGTACGTGCTGTTCCTTATGATACAGGAATGATTGGGTATCAAAATGGGATTGTTAATACAATGCGTTTATGGAGTGTTGAAATTCCTGCTTCAGAAGAGGCGAAATATCAAAATCTTACTCAAAGACGTACAATTGAAGACTTAACGGCGGTTTTATATCCGGATGATTCTCAAGAAAGAGGTCGTTTGGTTCGTTTGGCTCAGGAGTATTTCTTTGTTTCAGCCGGAATTCAAAGTATTATTCGTTATTATAAGAAGCTTAATTTGCCATGGCATTCTTTTAGTGAAAAAATCGCGATTCATATTAACGATACTCATCCTGCAATGTGTGTACCCGAATTAATGCGCGTTTTAATGGATGAAAATGGGCTAAATTGGGAATTTGCTTGGGATATAACAGTTAAAGCATTGAGTTATACTAATCATACTATCATGGCTGAAGCGCTAGAAAAATGGCCTATTCATCTTATGAAGCAAGTCGTTCCAAGAATTTATCAAATAATCGAGGAGATCGACCGGCGCTATGTTTTATCTATGCAGGGGATTCATCCAGAGGATTTAATTCAACGTACACGGTTATTACAAAATGACCAAGTATACATGGCGCATTTAGCCATTATCGGTAGTCATAGCACGAATGGTGTAGCTAAAATCCATTCTGATTTATTAAAAGCTGTTGTCTTACATGATTTTTATACTATTTATCCGGAACGATTTAATAATAAAACAAATGGCATTACTGAACGCCGCTGGATGCAATTAGCTAACGAGCCTTTATCAAAAGTTATGGATAAATGGATCGGTACTTCTTGGCGTAAGAATCCTAAAAACTTGAAATTGTTGCTAAACTTTCAAGACAATGAAGAGGTTTTAAAACAATTACGACAAGCAAAGTTAGTTAAAAAAGCTGAATTAGCCGATTATATTTGGGAAACTACGGGTATTGAAGTTGCAACGGATGCTATTTTCGATGTACAAATTAAACGGCTTCATGCATATAAACGGCAATTAATGAATTTATTGCATATTTTAAGACTTTATTTTCAAATAAAGGACCATCCAGAGATAGACTTAACACCTAGAGTATTTATTTTTGGGGCTAAAGCTGCTCCTAGTTATAGTTACGCTAAGTCAATTATCAAGGTTATTAATGAAACAGCTCATATGATTAATACGGATAGTACATTACAAGGTAAAATTAAAGTGATCTTTTTACCTAATTATAATGTTTCTTTAGCTGAAAAAATCATCCCCGCAGCAGATGTGAGTGAACAAATTTCTTTAGCCTCAAAAGAAGCTTCTGGCACAAGTAACATGAAATTAATGTTAAATGGAGCAATAACTGTTGCTACTTTGGATGGCGCTAATGTTGAAATTAAAGATGCTGTTGGAAATGAAAATATTTATATCTTTGGTTTAACAGAAAAAGAAGTTTATAATTATTATGAAAATCAAGATTATTCTTCACAAAAAATTTATGAAGAAGATAAAGAATTACAGCGTATTTTAGATGCCTTCATTGATGGGACGATTCCTAATGTGGAATTTGAAGGACGCGAAATTTATGATTCCTTGCTGAAATTTAATGATGAATATTTCCTATTACGAGATTTTCGTGATTACGTACAAGCGCAAGAACGTATTGATCTTGATTATAAGAATTGGGCGTTGTGGCAGAAAAAAAGTTTAGCAAATATTGCAAATGCTGGGGCTTTTTCAGCAGATGAGACAGTTAAAGCTTATGCAGAAGACATTTGGCAAATCGAACCAATATTTGCACACACAGAAAAAGAGGGAACAACTAATGGCAGTCATTCGATTTAA
- a CDS encoding pyridoxal phosphate-dependent aminotransferase, translating into MRDFEKSGKLEGVSYDVRGPVVEEADRMQDEGISILKLNTGNPATFGFEAPNEVVRDLIMNVRSSEGYSDSKGIFSARKAIEQYYQLQDFPEVSINDIYTGNGVSELITMSMQGLCDNGDEILVPMPDYPLWTAAISLAGGKPVHYVCDEASEWNPDLADIRSKVTSKTKAIVMINPNNPTGAVYPKEILEGVVEIAREFDLIIFSDEIYDRLIMDGYTHIPIAPLAPDRPVVTFSGLSKSHRVAGFRVGWMVISGDKSHIKDYIEGLNMLSSMRLCSNVLSQQVIQTALGGYQSVDDLLLPGGRIYEQREYIYNAINNIDGLSAVKPKAAFYMFPKIDTKRFNIVDDEQFVLDFLHEYHVLLVHGGGFNWQSPDHFRVVYLPNLDVLKQTTAKMSEFLATYRQK; encoded by the coding sequence ATGAGAGATTTTGAAAAATCTGGAAAACTTGAAGGGGTCAGCTATGATGTACGTGGCCCTGTTGTGGAAGAAGCAGATCGCATGCAAGATGAAGGAATCAGTATTTTGAAGTTAAATACTGGTAATCCTGCAACTTTTGGGTTTGAAGCCCCTAATGAAGTCGTTCGTGATTTGATTATGAATGTAAGAAGTTCGGAAGGATATTCTGATTCTAAAGGGATCTTTTCGGCCAGAAAAGCCATTGAGCAATATTATCAACTGCAAGATTTTCCTGAGGTTTCGATAAATGATATTTATACAGGTAACGGTGTTAGTGAATTGATAACAATGTCAATGCAAGGACTTTGTGATAATGGAGATGAAATCCTTGTTCCTATGCCAGATTACCCACTATGGACAGCTGCTATATCTCTAGCAGGGGGTAAGCCAGTCCATTATGTTTGTGATGAAGCTAGTGAATGGAACCCTGATTTAGCCGATATTCGTTCTAAGGTGACTAGCAAAACCAAGGCCATTGTTATGATCAATCCTAATAATCCTACCGGAGCAGTTTATCCAAAAGAAATTTTGGAAGGAGTTGTTGAAATTGCCCGAGAGTTTGATTTGATTATTTTTTCAGATGAAATATATGATCGTTTGATAATGGATGGGTACACTCATATTCCAATTGCGCCTTTAGCTCCCGATCGTCCGGTTGTAACTTTTAGTGGTTTATCAAAGTCTCATCGTGTAGCTGGTTTTCGTGTCGGCTGGATGGTTATAAGTGGGGATAAATCCCATATTAAAGATTATATCGAAGGGCTAAATATGCTTTCGTCTATGCGATTGTGTTCTAATGTGTTATCGCAACAAGTGATTCAGACCGCTTTAGGTGGTTATCAAAGTGTGGATGATCTTTTGTTGCCAGGAGGACGTATTTATGAACAGCGAGAATATATTTACAATGCCATTAATAATATTGATGGACTTTCGGCAGTAAAACCTAAAGCAGCTTTTTATATGTTTCCAAAAATCGATACAAAGCGGTTTAATATTGTTGATGATGAGCAGTTTGTCTTGGACTTTCTTCATGAATATCACGTTTTATTAGTTCATGGAGGCGGCTTTAATTGGCAAAGTCCAGATCATTTTCGAGTTGTCTACTTACCCAACTTAGATGTCTTAAAACAAACGACAGCTAAGATGAGTGAATTTTTAGCTACTTATCGACAAAAATAA
- a CDS encoding glycoside hydrolase family 13 protein yields MAVIRFNPWKSTCKHPFGAVKQNEIGTFTIEVHAEEIFKVNLVIHKDLQKENTITMTKMNETQFSCEFFFNQGAGLYFYHFEIQTKEDEKTITEFYGPTEKGGEGQKFSSAEDAWDYQVTCYKKEEQAPDWYREGIFYQIFPDRFANGNPNRMINSPKKNSYIYATEKDDPLYVKGTDGEILRWDFFGGNFSGILQKIPYLKELGVNGIYLNPIFEANSNHRYDTADYFSVDPVLGTQEEFETLLRTLHENDMHLILDGVFSHVGKNSRYFDAEKMYDQKTGAYNDRHSPYYSWFTFYNYPDEYASWWGIKDLPEVNKEDQGYQEFIYGKKESVLTKWTGLGVDGWRLDVADELSDEFIKGIRENIESFSEKVLLGEVWEDASNKVSYHKRREYILGEHLQGVMNYPLRNSVIELLNEKETPETISNFLMRLYENYPREVFLNNLNNIGTHDTERIFSEVGNHLKKLDLAFGLLFIFPGVPCIYYGDEAGLTGGKDPENRKFFPWSDINQTIYENCKKWVAYRKNNPLLTDGKLCFFYTEHLFGILRYSEDSYIAFLSNPSNYPSTVEDLTFLAEESPIIEQVRQQFTNRTLKENSYLLIESK; encoded by the coding sequence ATGGCAGTCATTCGATTTAACCCCTGGAAAAGTACATGCAAACATCCCTTTGGTGCCGTAAAGCAAAATGAAATTGGTACTTTTACAATTGAAGTTCATGCTGAAGAAATCTTTAAAGTAAATTTGGTCATTCATAAGGATTTACAAAAAGAAAACACGATAACTATGACAAAAATGAATGAAACTCAATTTAGCTGTGAGTTTTTCTTTAATCAAGGGGCTGGCTTATACTTTTATCATTTTGAAATACAGACAAAAGAAGATGAAAAAACCATAACAGAGTTTTACGGTCCGACAGAAAAGGGAGGAGAAGGACAAAAATTTTCTTCTGCTGAGGATGCATGGGATTATCAAGTCACTTGTTACAAAAAAGAAGAACAAGCTCCGGATTGGTATCGAGAAGGAATTTTCTATCAAATTTTTCCAGATCGTTTCGCCAATGGTAATCCTAATCGTATGATTAATTCTCCTAAGAAAAACTCCTATATTTATGCAACAGAAAAAGATGATCCTTTATATGTTAAGGGAACGGACGGTGAAATTTTACGTTGGGATTTTTTTGGAGGAAATTTTAGCGGAATTTTACAAAAGATCCCTTATTTAAAGGAACTAGGGGTAAATGGAATTTATTTAAATCCTATTTTTGAAGCAAATAGTAATCACCGTTATGATACAGCTGATTATTTTTCTGTAGATCCTGTATTAGGGACGCAAGAAGAATTTGAAACATTGCTTAGGACGCTTCATGAAAATGATATGCATTTAATTTTAGATGGCGTTTTTAGTCATGTGGGAAAAAATAGTCGTTATTTCGATGCCGAAAAGATGTATGACCAAAAAACAGGTGCTTATAATGACCGTCATAGCCCGTACTATTCCTGGTTTACTTTTTATAATTATCCAGATGAATATGCTTCATGGTGGGGGATTAAAGACTTGCCTGAAGTAAATAAAGAAGACCAAGGATATCAAGAATTTATTTACGGAAAAAAAGAAAGTGTTTTAACAAAGTGGACAGGGCTAGGAGTGGATGGTTGGCGTTTAGATGTAGCTGACGAACTATCGGATGAATTTATAAAAGGAATTCGTGAGAACATAGAAAGCTTTTCAGAAAAAGTTTTATTAGGAGAAGTCTGGGAAGATGCTTCGAATAAGGTCTCTTATCATAAAAGAAGAGAATATATCTTAGGTGAGCATTTACAAGGAGTAATGAATTATCCTTTGCGTAATAGTGTTATTGAGCTTTTAAATGAAAAGGAAACGCCTGAAACTATCTCAAATTTTTTGATGAGGCTTTATGAGAATTATCCCAGAGAAGTGTTTTTAAATAATTTAAATAATATCGGTACTCATGATACTGAACGCATTTTTTCAGAAGTAGGGAATCATTTGAAGAAATTGGATTTAGCTTTCGGATTATTATTTATCTTTCCTGGGGTCCCGTGTATCTATTATGGAGATGAAGCAGGCCTTACTGGAGGAAAAGACCCGGAAAACCGCAAATTTTTCCCATGGTCAGATATTAATCAAACGATATATGAGAATTGTAAAAAATGGGTGGCTTATCGTAAAAATAATCCATTATTAACAGATGGGAAACTATGCTTTTTTTATACAGAGCATTTATTTGGGATCTTACGTTATTCTGAAGATAGTTATATTGCTTTTTTAAGTAATCCAAGTAACTATCCAAGTACAGTTGAAGATTTAACTTTTCTTGCTGAAGAGTCGCCTATTATAGAACAGGTACGCCAACAGTTTACAAATCGTACTTTAAAAGAAAATAGCTATTTACTAATAGAAAGCAAATAA
- the glgA gene encoding glycogen synthase GlgA: MKLLFAAAECAPFFKTGGLGDVAGTLPNVLANEGVETVVVLPYFTKMSEEKKKQLENVSNFVVNVGWRQQYCGIKRLIEDKVTYYFIDNLYYFDRENLYGYYDDGERFAFFQMAIIELMEKINFIPDILHVNDYHTAMIPCLLKEKYHWVQAYQGIQTVLTIHNIQFQGQYGREILPDLFGMGTERYDDGTLRLGDAVNFMKAGILYADRITTVSPSYAQEIQSTEFGCGLEVILRMEAGKLSGILNGIDYKANDPETDPVLTTHYSMKDLSGKQENKLALQKTVGLEQNSAVPLIGVVSRLTYQKGFHLLIDEFENLLQMDVQFVLLGTGDPDFERGFTEIAQRYPQKSAVVIDFDIGLAQKIYASADLFLMPSSFEPCGLSQMIAMRYGTLPLVHEVGGLKDTVIPYDPIEGKGTGFGFQEFSSFRFMECIKKAVDLYHFSPRTWQEMAQAAMKQDFSWTNSSRQYLDLYQQLANVE; this comes from the coding sequence ATGAAGCTTCTGTTTGCTGCAGCAGAGTGTGCTCCCTTTTTTAAAACAGGGGGATTAGGAGATGTGGCGGGTACTTTACCTAATGTACTTGCCAATGAAGGTGTAGAAACGGTCGTTGTTTTACCATATTTTACGAAAATGTCTGAAGAAAAGAAAAAACAATTAGAGAATGTATCCAATTTTGTAGTTAATGTAGGATGGCGTCAACAATATTGTGGTATAAAACGACTTATTGAAGACAAGGTTACTTACTACTTTATAGACAATCTTTACTACTTTGATCGAGAAAATCTGTATGGTTACTATGATGATGGAGAACGTTTTGCATTTTTTCAAATGGCTATCATTGAATTAATGGAAAAAATAAACTTTATCCCTGATATTTTGCATGTTAATGATTATCATACGGCAATGATTCCTTGTTTGTTAAAAGAAAAATATCATTGGGTGCAAGCCTATCAAGGTATACAAACAGTACTTACTATTCATAACATTCAGTTCCAAGGCCAATATGGTAGAGAGATTTTGCCAGACTTATTTGGTATGGGAACAGAGCGCTATGATGACGGGACACTACGTTTAGGTGACGCTGTTAATTTTATGAAAGCAGGAATTTTATATGCTGATCGTATAACGACAGTAAGCCCTTCTTATGCTCAAGAAATTCAAAGTACCGAATTTGGTTGTGGCTTAGAAGTTATTTTACGTATGGAAGCAGGGAAATTAAGTGGAATTTTAAATGGTATTGATTATAAAGCTAATGATCCAGAGACTGATCCAGTTTTAACGACTCATTATTCTATGAAGGACTTAAGTGGAAAGCAAGAAAATAAGCTAGCTCTACAAAAGACAGTAGGCTTAGAACAAAATTCAGCTGTACCTTTAATAGGAGTAGTTAGCCGGCTGACCTATCAGAAAGGGTTTCATCTTTTAATTGATGAATTTGAAAATTTATTACAAATGGACGTCCAGTTTGTCTTGTTAGGTACTGGTGATCCTGACTTCGAACGTGGATTTACTGAGATCGCTCAAAGATATCCGCAAAAGAGTGCAGTAGTGATTGATTTTGATATTGGATTAGCTCAAAAAATTTATGCCAGTGCTGATCTTTTCCTTATGCCTTCATCTTTTGAACCCTGTGGTTTATCACAAATGATTGCTATGCGTTATGGAACTTTACCATTAGTACATGAAGTAGGTGGGTTAAAAGATACTGTTATTCCTTATGATCCTATAGAAGGAAAGGGCACAGGATTTGGCTTCCAGGAGTTTTCTTCTTTCCGGTTTATGGAATGTATAAAAAAAGCTGTAGATTTATACCATTTTTCACCTAGGACATGGCAAGAAATGGCACAAGCGGCAATGAAGCAAGATTTTAGTTGGACCAATAGTAGCCGTCAATATCTCGATTTATACCAACAATTAGCTAATGTGGAGTAA
- a CDS encoding aldo/keto reductase, with product MSTKVELGKSGLNINPIGFGANAIGGHNLYPNLDEDQNKQLLKYVIDSGIDFIDTAYVYGLGRSEELIGEVVKELGNREQLVIASKGAQNGDELDNSPEFLKQTVHESLKRLQTDYIDLFYIHFPDDNTPKDEAVQALKELKDQGLIRSIGVSNFSLDQLKEANKNGDVDVFEGYYNLLHRDSENELFPYLRENNISFVPYFPFQSGLLTGKYNGNETFPEGDLRGEQEDFQGDKFQENVKKVEQLEKIATAKDTSVANVVLAFYLQIDVIDAVIPGAKRKEQVDSNLKTLDVTLTKDEAQLIDRIFS from the coding sequence ATGTCAACAAAAGTAGAACTTGGAAAATCTGGTTTAAATATTAATCCAATTGGTTTTGGTGCAAATGCCATTGGTGGACATAACCTATATCCTAATTTAGATGAGGACCAAAATAAACAATTACTAAAATACGTAATTGATTCAGGGATCGATTTTATAGACACAGCTTATGTTTATGGATTAGGTAGATCCGAAGAATTAATTGGAGAAGTTGTTAAAGAATTAGGCAATCGTGAACAATTAGTTATTGCTTCTAAAGGTGCACAAAATGGCGATGAACTTGACAATTCTCCTGAGTTTTTGAAACAAACTGTGCATGAATCTCTTAAACGTCTACAAACGGACTACATTGATTTGTTTTATATTCATTTTCCAGATGATAATACGCCTAAAGATGAAGCTGTACAAGCTTTAAAGGAATTAAAAGACCAAGGACTTATTCGCTCTATTGGTGTATCTAATTTTTCTTTAGATCAACTTAAAGAAGCTAATAAAAATGGCGATGTGGACGTATTTGAAGGTTATTATAATTTGTTACATCGTGATTCAGAAAATGAATTATTCCCTTATTTACGTGAGAATAATATTTCATTTGTTCCGTACTTCCCATTTCAATCAGGTTTATTAACCGGCAAGTACAATGGAAATGAAACTTTCCCAGAAGGAGATTTGCGTGGAGAACAAGAAGATTTCCAAGGGGATAAGTTCCAAGAAAATGTTAAAAAGGTAGAACAGTTAGAAAAAATCGCTACAGCTAAAGATACTTCTGTAGCAAATGTTGTTCTTGCCTTTTACTTGCAAATTGATGTTATCGACGCAGTGATTCCGGGAGCTAAAAGAAAAGAGCAAGTAGATAGTAACCTGAAAACACTTGACGTGACGTTAACAAAAGATGAAGCACAATTGATTGACCGCATCTTTTCTTAA
- the glgD gene encoding glucose-1-phosphate adenylyltransferase subunit GlgD has product MRTNKTCALVGNLHRYNELMPLIKRRPLATLPFDSKYRLIDFNLSNIANANIKSLFMVFNEGETQSVFDHVGGGKEWNLDGIQNRFFIHTYQDFIRKEDNNSSYYDVVIDYLRKSKSEYVVYMGSKILCNIDLKTLLHIHQVRNCDMTVVYKKISAEKTNGQDILLTLDNDHTIKEKTFAKDVTDQEEVNLCADIYIIKTDLLIDILQQKQAAGVLGNVESFLREHISSETNAYEYTGYLNNIFDTLSYYRANMDMLDTPKFNSLLYSSQKVYTKMKNEVPTYYSETSIVNNSQFATGCMIKGRVERSLLGRGITIEEGAEVFDSLLFPSNVVKPSATVRCAILDKNVVVDEEVRIEGTPENPVVVEKGTHVTQDIIGG; this is encoded by the coding sequence ATGAGGACTAATAAAACGTGCGCTCTTGTGGGGAACTTGCACCGATACAATGAACTAATGCCATTGATCAAACGCCGACCATTAGCTACTTTGCCTTTTGACAGTAAATATCGTTTAATTGATTTTAATTTATCAAATATCGCAAATGCGAATATAAAATCGCTTTTCATGGTCTTTAATGAAGGAGAAACTCAGTCAGTTTTTGATCACGTGGGTGGCGGTAAAGAATGGAACTTAGATGGCATACAAAATCGTTTCTTTATCCACACTTACCAAGATTTTATACGTAAAGAAGATAATAATAGTAGTTATTATGACGTAGTGATCGATTATTTACGAAAATCAAAATCAGAATACGTTGTTTATATGGGAAGTAAGATTCTATGTAACATCGATTTAAAAACACTTCTTCATATTCATCAAGTTAGAAATTGTGATATGACAGTGGTTTATAAAAAAATTAGTGCTGAAAAAACAAATGGTCAAGATATTTTACTAACTTTAGACAACGATCATACCATTAAGGAGAAAACTTTTGCTAAAGATGTAACAGATCAAGAAGAAGTTAATTTATGCGCGGACATTTACATTATTAAAACCGACCTCTTGATTGACATCTTACAGCAAAAACAAGCTGCGGGAGTCTTAGGCAATGTCGAGAGCTTCTTACGGGAACACATCAGCTCAGAAACAAATGCTTATGAATACACTGGCTATCTAAATAATATTTTTGATACTCTTTCTTACTATCGCGCTAATATGGACATGCTTGATACGCCAAAGTTTAATTCTCTTTTATATTCGAGCCAAAAGGTTTATACAAAAATGAAAAACGAGGTACCTACTTACTATTCAGAAACTTCTATTGTAAATAATAGTCAGTTTGCTACAGGATGTATGATTAAAGGGCGCGTAGAACGTTCTTTACTTGGTCGTGGTATTACTATCGAAGAAGGGGCCGAAGTATTTGACTCCCTTTTATTTCCTAGTAATGTTGTTAAGCCAAGCGCTACTGTACGCTGTGCTATCTTGGATAAAAACGTTGTTGTAGATGAAGAGGTACGAATTGAAGGAACACCCGAAAACCCGGTTGTCGTTGAAAAGGGTACGCATGTGACACAAGATATTATTGGAGGTTAG
- a CDS encoding DUF2187 domain-containing protein: MAENTTVTFTWENTALSGYIEKEYENSYLVNINNPTKEIADSYNGRMVVSKKACKIEDNN, translated from the coding sequence ATGGCAGAAAACACAACAGTCACATTTACTTGGGAGAATACCGCATTATCTGGTTATATCGAAAAAGAATATGAAAACTCATATCTAGTTAATATTAATAACCCCACCAAAGAAATCGCCGATAGTTATAACGGACGCATGGTGGTTAGTAAAAAAGCATGTAAAATAGAAGATAATAATTAA
- the nagA gene encoding N-acetylglucosamine-6-phosphate deacetylase, translated as MRKFVAADKFFLESHVENEGYLEIKDGKFGDFYHELPEEEVTIIDQSGKWIAPGLVDTHIHGFKNHDVMDNDAKGMHEISEGLLACGVTSFLPTTLTSTTQHLTDVAKMLGEVKDQVTGAKIQGIYFEGPFFTEEHKGAQNPSYFSDPDIDVFHEWQKASGNIIKKIALAPERNGVESFVKQVSTEDVVVSLGHSSATLQQATAAVEAGADVFVHAYNGMSGLNHREPGMVGALLTLPNIYAELICDGFHVHPKAAELVVQNVGYERVSLITDCMMAGGMPEGDYILGEFPVVVKDGTARMKEGNLAGSILQLKEGVKNVVDWNIATPQQAITMGSLVPAISSNIDDVCGKIKKDRAADFIVLNPDMTLDATYLDGQEKYHA; from the coding sequence ATGAGAAAATTTGTAGCGGCAGATAAGTTTTTCTTAGAATCTCACGTTGAAAATGAAGGCTATTTAGAAATTAAAGATGGAAAATTTGGTGACTTTTATCATGAACTTCCAGAAGAGGAAGTTACTATAATTGATCAGAGTGGTAAGTGGATCGCTCCTGGATTAGTTGATACCCATATTCACGGCTTTAAAAATCATGATGTTATGGACAATGACGCCAAGGGGATGCACGAAATTTCAGAAGGACTACTTGCTTGTGGTGTCACTTCGTTTTTACCCACAACTCTTACTTCAACTACGCAGCATTTAACTGATGTAGCTAAAATGTTGGGTGAGGTAAAAGATCAAGTTACCGGAGCTAAGATTCAAGGGATTTATTTTGAAGGTCCTTTTTTTACTGAAGAACACAAAGGTGCACAAAACCCTTCTTATTTTAGCGATCCCGATATTGATGTTTTCCATGAATGGCAAAAGGCTTCTGGCAATATTATTAAAAAGATCGCATTGGCTCCAGAAAGAAATGGCGTAGAATCTTTTGTTAAACAAGTCAGCACAGAAGATGTTGTTGTATCTTTAGGTCATAGTAGTGCGACTTTACAACAGGCAACCGCAGCAGTTGAAGCAGGCGCTGATGTCTTTGTTCATGCTTATAATGGCATGAGTGGTTTAAATCATCGTGAACCAGGTATGGTAGGTGCTTTATTAACGTTACCTAATATCTATGCGGAATTAATTTGTGATGGTTTCCATGTTCATCCAAAAGCAGCAGAACTTGTAGTTCAAAATGTTGGCTATGAACGTGTATCTTTAATTACGGATTGTATGATGGCCGGAGGTATGCCGGAAGGGGATTATATTTTAGGCGAATTTCCTGTAGTAGTTAAAGATGGGACAGCTCGAATGAAAGAGGGAAACTTAGCTGGAAGTATCCTACAATTAAAAGAAGGCGTAAAAAATGTGGTGGACTGGAATATTGCTACCCCCCAACAAGCAATTACGATGGGAAGTTTAGTTCCTGCTATTAGTTCAAATATTGATGATGTTTGTGGAAAAATTAAAAAAGATCGCGCAGCGGATTTCATTGTTTTAAACCCGGATATGACCTTAGATGCTACGTATCTAGACGGTCAAGAAAAATATCATGCATAA